In the genome of Micropterus dolomieu isolate WLL.071019.BEF.003 ecotype Adirondacks unplaced genomic scaffold, ASM2129224v1 contig_9626, whole genome shotgun sequence, the window TGTCGTCTCGCCTCGCCTAGTCTGCCCTCGGGCAGTCCGCCGGAcctccctggctcccctgctCCGCCCTCAAGCTGCCCAGCTCCGTCCCTGCTCCGCCCCCAGGATGTCCGCCCGAACCCTCAGGTCACTCTGCTCTGCCCTCTGGATGCCCGTCTGTACTCCCTGGCCCCCCAGCTCTGCCCTCTGGCACCCCGCCTGAACCCTACCCATTCGCCTGACCCTTCCCAGTCCTGAAACCCTCTCTGaattccctgtgttttgttttggaccCTGGACCCCCACCAACCGGACCCCAGTGCGACTTCCTCCCCTGACGTTCGTCTGCCAAGCCCCGTCTAGTCCAGTGGGAAGGCCGCCGGGAGGCGTCCGTTGAGGAGGCGgtcctgttgtggtggcagcccggctgacgttgagtgtcctgttttttctctttttatcagttattctgctttttccttggttttctgttccctgcctgcctccctgtgtgtgctctctctccctctgctcctgagcccagccaacgacctgcacctgcacctcatcagccacctcgtcagcctgccacacctgccagtagtcaacctcatccctgcctgtatttcaaccccggtccTCCACACCATTCTTGCTTGTTTGTCGTTGCTCCATATTGGTGCCACCTCTGCGTTCAGgctcatgtttttgtgttctctcaatttccctgtgctttgttgCTCCTGTCACTAacactgtctgttttccctcccaggttcactcaccctcgtcatccgttctgtcggctgggctcatcctccggtGCTCTCCTCTTCGGGCTTCCCCCACAGCGTCCTCCTAGTTCCCCCTTGCATCCTcccttcctcggccccagtgtctCCCGGCTCTCTGGTCCCAGTCAACTCGGTTCCctgtgcctgtgtttccccggcttccacctctccctccactccggTCCCTCAACCCCTtgttccctcaataaacctatCCTCTgagcgttgcatttgggtcctctctgtccccacaccacccGTAACAGTTCTTGGTACAATTCATTTCTGAGTGATGGTTTTATTGGGGAAAAGAAGGATCCTATTCTGTCTCTTTCCCATGCTCAAGGCTGAGAAAAGATTTTGCTAAAGCTTACTGATGTCCCTAACCATGATTCCCTATCTATGTGATAGCGATAAGTTCTCTTCTTACTCAGGTGAAAAAAAGTCAACTTGTCAACTGGACTCAAGGAGACTTGACTTGAGGAAAAAGAGTCAGGTAAAGTTACACTCACAGGGTACAGGACACTCACAGGGTACAGGACACACAGAACAGATCTGACAAACATTTATACTCAGGCAAACAAGCAGGGCAGGTGGCACATCACATGAGGCATTCAAGACCAGAAACAACCCCCCCGACACATACAGAGCAGACATGCCAAATTGTGACAGTACCCCCACTCCAAGGAAAATCTCCTGATGTTCCTAACCACAATTAAAACAAGCAAACCACCAAAATAGTCCAGAAACACAAAGTTCTAGTTGACCCAGGGTGGCCAGGACCACAAAAATCTAATAGAGAGTCACTatcagaaaaacagaaacaaggtTCAAAGATGTGCCAGCCCAGGGCAGAGCAGGGAACCACAGGCAAGCAGCCAGCCGACTGAAAAGGGGGGTCTGACAGGGAGTCCTCAGGCGGGCAGCCAGAGTACTGAAAAGGGCCATACAGTTCGGGGGATGAACTGGAGGTTGACCAACAGGCTTGGCAGGTCAGGTGGTCGGCTGGTAGAGTGGGCTAGCCAATCAGTCAAAATCTGACTTGATCGaccatttaattaaataacacTTCTGTTTATACTGCTGAATTTGATATCTCCAAAGCTTGCTGGAAGTAATAAGATCGACTAAATGAAGGTAATCCAGAGAGCAGCAAAAATACAAAGTCCATCGACAGAAAATAATCCAAAAGTACAGAACGAAACGAAACCGGCAGACAAGCAGATGCTCATAGCAAAGTACGAACAACTTCACAACCAAACCCAAAACAGACGAATACAAAATCAGACAGGgatacagacagaaaacaggatCAAAACAACAAGCATACAGACCACAATAagataaacaacaaaacaggcagATCTATCAAACTAAACCCCTACAAACAAGGAACAAGAAGGtgaaaacacaaagcagacagacagaattgTAACACTATGTGACTTATGAAACGTTGTCATATGGCCAACAGAGGACAATATGGGAAAGTTATGCTTATGTCCCAAATGTCCTTTTTGTAATGTTGCTATGTGACCATAAAATAACCAATATGGAACATCCCCCTAAAATCTTTTAGGGAATGTTATTATAAATGTTGTCATGTGGCCAACAGAGGGCCTTATGTcccaaatattttctttttgtaacgGTGCTGTGACCATAAAATAACCAATATAGAACGTCCCCTAAAATCTCTTAGGAAACATTATTACATGACTAACTTAGACCCAGAAGAGAATATTCTGATTAAGTTTGTAACAACATGTTCTCATATGTAATTTTGTGATACACCCCCGGCCATTGCCAGCATATTATACTCATTGTTGCATGACACATTGTCTGACGCAATGATAACTGAGTCCCCAAAGATAAAATCAAGTctgtaaaacactgcaacagagGAGATCTTCATTAGAGCTGGTCGATATTACCAGCATTGAGCAGGGAGACACAAGACAGAGAAGCCAAGAGACTGAAACAAGAAAAATTCAAAGTAGGTATTACTGCTCTATTTTTTCCTCACAATTGTCGTACTTTATTTTCATAAGTTATCAATATCATTTACAGAATCATTTCAGCTTGATGGAAAACTACAGCTACAACAGCTTCATACTCCAGCTGGAGGGGTTCAGTGTCACGAAGGATTCAATGTACCCTGTCTTTTGCCTGTTCTTTATTTCCTACATTCTTATAATGGTTCTGAATTTAGGCCTTCTGGTTATAATTTTTGTTGACAAGAACCTTCACCAGCCCATGTATCTGCTGTTATGCAACCTGTCAGTCAGTGACATTATTGGAAGTACTCATATTTTGCCCCGTTTGCTTGCAGATATCTTGAGGCCTCCCTCTGAGCGTCTCATCAGTTATTATGAGTGTGTGGTCCAAGCTTTCACCACCCAGTTTTTCAGTAGCACTTCCCACACTCTGCTCATGATTATGGCCTTTGACAGATATGTGGCCATCTGCAATCCCCTGCATTATGCTGTCATAATGACCAACAAGATGTTGATCAAGCTGACAGTTTCTGCCTGGGGAGtggcctttgtttttgtttggattCTTCTCGGTCTGACCATACGGCTGAACCGATGCAGGACTCTGATCATGAATCCCTACTGTGACAATGCCTCACTGTTTAAGCTCTCCTGTGAAGATATATTCATTAATAACGTCTATGGCCTCATTTCCACTGTAGTCTTGCTCACCTTCTCTATAGGCAGCATGGTTCTCACCTATGCAAAGATTACAGTAGTCTGTCTGACCAGTAAGAACAAGTCTTTGAACAGTAAAGCCTTAAAGACCTGCAGCACTCACCTGGTTGTgtatctgatcatgttgatcaCAGGATTTACTCTTGTCGTTCTGCATCGCCTCCCTCAGTACTTAGACAGCAGAAAACTCTCTGCCATTCTGTTTGTTATCATCCCTGGCATCCTCAACCCCATTATTTATGGTGTGCAGTCCAAAGAGATACGAaaacttttatttgaaatatttcagtccaAACTATGCTTGAAATTGTGTAAAAggtaaatgtttactttttggcaaatgattaaaaaaaacaccatgaaCACTGTcttttgcaataaaataatgtttttgtttcaaacaTATACTTGATGTATACTTATACAATCTATATAAGTGTTTATAGTTAAAGAGGTTGTAACTACAAAGGATTCATTAAAAGTCAGAAATCTAAATTTCTACACAGTATTATTACACAGCACAACCACAAATCACATAATAAAACATGGCAATCTGTAAATTCTGTACATTGCTTGGTAAAACTGTTGTCTAAAGAagtctttctgattctgattatttcaGTGTAATGAGGTGTTGATGGGAATGTTGTACTGTTACCATGGTGTTTAATGTTTCGCTTGTAAAATGTGTTCTGTGGCCTTGTCTTCACTAGCCAGCTGCTTCCTGCCTGGATTCAGCACAGTCAGAGacagtgttcattttgttaGTGAAAAATATTATGGACATTTTATATTGATGACCTTCGTTCACATCAAAACCAAGTAGGtgactaaataaaaacataggaaaagatgatgatgatgatgatgatgatttgttACAATTGTGGCTATCAATTTTCTTTAGTTTAAGAGTGGTGCTCCAAGGACAATTTACTTTCAATTAAAttctattattaattattagtaACAATACTCATTAtaatagtattttatatattgatGTCATTTAAACCCTAATCCCAAACTCTGGTGAGTGTGCAAAACTCCTTATTTCCTGTGTTGTTTAATAATTACCCAGCTGACAACAAGTAAGGTACAACAACCCCTCTCTGCTCGAGTTCCATAAACTGTACGTACATTGTGAGGATTTTTCCATTCTGAGGTGGCATGCATTGaattttgcatttctgtttggGACCACCAGCCGTGAGCAGTTCTTTTCAAATCGGACTCTTGCGAAGACACCAAAAACCTAGAAAACCAGCAGCAAGTAGCATTATCATCACTACCATCTGAGAAGCGGTCCCAGACATCGCATTAGAGTGTACTGTGATAAACATGTTAAATGGCCCTTGATGGGAAAAAGGTTCCCCACCCCTGAAATAGAAGGTGGCTGATGTCTCCTCTCCTTTGATCTGAGTGCCTGTCGGGCAATGGATACAACTAGagcagttagagaaaatttccccaATCAAAGGAACATCATAAcaactaacttgcgttatcattcagttcCATAAAATATAGTTGTGTCAACAATGTTTTGAGTCAATAACTGACTGTCCAATCAAATAATATTGCTACAatatttactgtcagttttcacatcaaactagAGGGATAATACGTTCTACTttaataatacaatttaaatgtaagtaaactaaaggcttcttgaaaaataaatacatataatttgttttaaatgtgcgtcttaaaataaagtgcttaattttagaaataaatgaaataaaaagtatagCTTGAAGTGTAGTCTctaccaattttataataaacacttcttaacaaatgaacagctttaacacctcctcttctctttcattccctcttatccACCACTTCCttactttctcttgttttgtTAGAAATGTGAGCTCTagcttgtcctgccagctaggatTGTATTTTCTGTTCCCCGAGTTCGGATTTGAGTGGGTACATTTGCTCAAAAGATTTGTGCTTTGTCTTGTAGTGGTGCTTCACATTGCCGCTTAATCGTGACAGTCTGTGGaaagaatgtacatgtaagaatctgtctattcttgattaaaagccatgtgaaatctcttctctctttcgtctcctctctccctgtgtgtttctCACTCGCAGACTCGCAATGAGTCAGAGTGCACATATTTGATAGGCTGAGTAGCTTCACATGAGACAATTggccgctaaaccagtacagtaaatgctagaaaagcttaGAGgcttaaaatagaaacgctccgtcacaaGGTAGTAATTCTCAATTAGAAATTTTCTGTAGGTCTGGGTCCAGAGAGGGCGGCGACTGGGTCTGCCTATTAGTGACATCAGTactatgggatttttaagactgATACAGATTTGaggatttttttattgttataaacaGGACACTGTACAGCTGATtatgtcagctgattgctgGTTTTTGGTTCCAAATAGGTGTGCTGCCAACAGCAGAGTTGCAGAGAGCTCTCTGGTAggcaaactatgcaacgacaacactcatgacatgactGATGGATCCATCTTCTGTgtctcttttttaaatgtcatttatcggctgttataaGCAACAATAcagatttatctgcaattagctcatattcacttctcagctgatttattccctcagtaaacactttcctgatgagtttatggtctcagtcgctagtttcaagtcttcttcaacacagcatgatgttcatttagtaaattatggtcccatttagaggaacatagaccagaaagcagagtatgcttcagggtgggattatctgtgattgacaagtcgttaccatggcgacctgtcaagaGTGACTTGTACCCACGCCACTGTGTAAATTTGATCAgcaccgttgaaaaagcttattaggagttggctgttcactttctctggtgagaacatttaattttaactgAGACAATTTAGAGGAGACTCACCACTCagtcacatcctcaatacagctctatggggaaagcccgtaacggcaaagatggcggttatcccctcccgctagaaagccaatcgtctgctttaaACAGCTAAAGTGGGAAACATATCAGGCAATCGTGTGGCTCCACTGAcataagggtctgttttacttctactgcgTGTGCACGGAAGTGGTGAtgcatgcgtagtagaagtaGAATGCTGATTCTGTTTATGTAGTGCGGTTCTGGcgctctccccattcattcagataggagcctggtatTGTTAGtcgaaatagctgcccggaggcgttaccaagatggcggccgagtggcatgacttgcctaaaaggacttggttttaagcctgttgttcgctagacaaagttatcagccctgataaaatgacattaacgtgaattacagatgc includes:
- the LOC123965400 gene encoding olfactory receptor 146-like — translated: MENYSYNSFILQLEGFSVTKDSMYPVFCLFFISYILIMVLNLGLLVIIFVDKNLHQPMYLLLCNLSVSDIIGSTHILPRLLADILRPPSERLISYYECVVQAFTTQFFSSTSHTLLMIMAFDRYVAICNPLHYAVIMTNKMLIKLTVSAWGVAFVFVWILLGLTIRLNRCRTLIMNPYCDNASLFKLSCEDIFINNVYGLISTVVLLTFSIGSMVLTYAKITVVCLTSKNKSLNSKALKTCSTHLVVYLIMLITGFTLVVLHRLPQYLDSRKLSAILFVIIPGILNPIIYGVQSKEIRKLLFEIFQSKLCLKLCKR